The nucleotide window TATTTtaatttgcttccgctgtgcatcattatgttgtgttgtttgactattacgttgccaaccacgtcacgatactcccccaccgggcccaccggtgacacgtggaaatcggggtgtgacaggttggtatcagagccaacactgagtgaattaaacactagccttttgtgtttaatctcagctACACAATTACACAATTCTAAACTTCGAGTCTAGACTTAAAACCTAGGACAAATTCTACTATTAATTTGACCTTTATTTTTGCATATATTTTGTTTGGTTATCTCATACCCTATTGACAGGAATTACCAAAATGCCGCCAAGATTCTTCAGGAGAAGAGGAAGGGGCAAGGGGCCAATCACCGCCCCCAATAATAATGAAGCTGGACCCTCGAATGCGAGAGCTCCATCCACCACGGAGAGTGACGATGCCCAGCAGAAccggaggaacctctttgagccagcTCGACGGTCGGTCTCACACAGTTCAACACCTCCTAACCCTTATGGACCACGATCGGATCACGAGGCCAGCAACCCTCAACCTTCATACATACCATTACAGCGATCCTTATCGCACAACTCCTTCGGTGACCCTACACCAGTTTTTAGGGGCCGGTTTAACCCGGCAAACTTCCTGCAAGAACCAGGGAATTTTAACCCATTAGGTCCAGAAGATCATTTCTCTGGAGATCATGCGGacgacatggacgaggatacggaccctgTCGAGCCTGCCAGTggtacaccaaaccacccgatagagatctcTGACGGATCTTCCTTTCACGGATCGCCCTATGTTAGCCCCGATAGCTTTCAAGCTATGTTTACCAGGCACGAATGGTACTATACGCCTCCTCGCCATTCGccgcctcagcagcagcaacagcagcaacaagaTTCCCCTGAGAATCCGAGgttcgtggcagtcacgccaccatCTCCTCCGCCACCGATTCAACCGGCACCCCCGCAaccaccaaggcgtaggagaaccgGAGCGCGCATATCTGTGCGAACAGGAGACTTTCATTTTAGTTCTCCACGCCAATCAAGTgccagccactacccgccacatCAAGAAAATCCACAAATGGGTGGGCCTTCGCAACCAGTTGCACCGCAACCCCCTCctatgggttttgataacccaattccgGCATATACGAGTACCATGGCGTATAACCCGTTCGAACCGCCAGTGCGCAACAACTACAACTATGCCGAAGCAGACCCGTACATGGTAACGGCTAACTATAACACCCAAGGACCCTATGGAGATCCATGGGGAATAGGATACCCAACTCATGGGTACCCGATACCTCCCAGACCTATTGTTCGGGCACAATCACAACCACCAAGGTTCTCCCCACCAGAGCATGAAGAAATTCTGCAGAGATTGGACTATGTAGAGCGAGAATTTCACAAGGAGCGAAGGGAACGAGAAACGTTCTTCCAAGGACTGACAAGCTTGATCAAAGGGAAGAGCAAGAAGGACCGCTGAATCCTTCCAACTGTTGttaagcccctgcgtgggcatatcTTATTGTataaacccctgcgtgggtatgtatgtaggtatgtatgtttaatttgacccctgcgtgggtctATCTTTCTGTCAACCCCTGCGAGGGTATTTTATTGtgtaagtccctgcgtggactatTATGTTATTAGGCCCCTGTGTGGGCATGTGTTGCTAttaaacccctgcgtgggtaaATGTTGTTtgaaaagacccgtttagggcagtgtgtaacctATGTATAATTAATGGAATGTTTGTGTTATAAAAATTTCACGTTTGCCTTATGTGCATAATTAATTTATATTCATTCCTTTTGAAAATAATCTGCctatttaaatattaattaagaatCTTAAGTGTGAAACCTAGCCCTCGAGTCAATTGaaagaccgggccaagatggtaagacccgtttaaaagattcaaatccctgttaacatcttaaaatatgttaacactcctggcagaagtgattcgttaaaatcataTGTCATTCTTATATATATAAGGATTCTTTAGAAGATTCCAAACCCAATTGTATGATCTCTGAATCATGGGTTGAGAGCATCAATTAAGATGGTCATAATTTACCATACGTGGTAATATGATGCCTACGAGCCCAGCTCACTTCCATATGAGCCATAAGGCAGAGGTAGCTATGACTCCCTGTCTGATGAGGGTAAAGAACTTGGTTCAAACCTTAAAAgtcttgattctctgaaatcatagcttaAAAATTcaaattgtccatgtgactaagCCTTATGTGCTAATATATATTGTTATTGTTTACAATTAGGATAAATTTTAATTGAAATCCTAAATTAATACgattaataagttaaccaaatatggtctctgatTACCATGGTTAACGAGTTACCCTAAGGGGTAATTCCTTAAAAACTCCCAAATAAAACAATGTCCTTGTTTTCTGCAACAGCTCAATCCAAATGGCTGACTCAAATGAAATAAATAGCCATCCAGTGGAGCAAAATGGGAACGGCCAGATTACGTTAACGGGTGCTGAATTAAAAGCGATCATAGACGGCGCTGTTACGCAGGCTTTGGAAAGGCAATATGAGGAATACAGTGGTACTCGAAGTAGGACCCACTCTGCACCACATTCAAAGCCCAAGAcacattctgaggctcatagcaagccTCCTCCCAAAAAGAATGGACCCAAGAAAGATGGTGATGACCGTCAGTCCACCAACCATCAAAGTGTCCCATCTCAACAATTAGTACTGCATCAAGAACCCCGTAACAAGGGTTGCACCTataagtacttcgtgtcttgcaagcccagggattttactggggaaaagggggccgtcgactgtatgacttggctggacgagatggacacggtggtagatatcagcgggtgcgctgaaagggatgtagttaagtttgtgtcacaatcctTCAAGGGTGAagcgttagcatggtggagatctctgATTGAGGCCACCGGAAAAATCCCATTGTATAATATGTCGTGGGATCAATTTGTCGCCCTAATCAAggataactactgccctcaacatgaggtggagaagatagaatctgactttctatcgttggtgatgacgaacctagactgtcaagcttacctgaCAAGCTTCAATACGCTGTCCCGGTTGGTTCCTtacctggtaaccccggaaccaaaaaGAATCGCTCGCTTTATCGGAGGTTTAGCCCCGGAAATCAAGGCAAGCGTAAAAGCTTCTCGGCCAGCTACCTTCAGGTCTGTAACTGACATTTCCttatccctcactctggatgcggtcaggcagagatcgctgagaaATAAGGAGGCCGAGAAAAGGAAGCGTGAAGACGATGGTTCGCGGAAGTCAaacaagaagcaccgtgggagCGGTGAcaacaagaaagggtcggagTCGAGGAAGGATGGGCATAATTCTGGTGAAAAGCCCAAGTGTAAAATTTGCAAGAAGCAGCACTATGGAAAGTGCAGACTGGAGTCAAACTCTCAGACTCAGTCAAAACCCTTTgcttgtggaatttgcaagtccacGGATCACAAAACcctggattgcaaaaagataaaagaCGCAACGTGCTAccgttgcaatgaaaaggggcacatcaagaccaactgcccaaagtacaacaagaagcctgaagaggttaagaagactaatgctagagtcttcaaaatggacgcgaAAGAGGCTGTGCAAGacgataatgtcataacaggtaccttccttgtaaatgatgtctttgcaagagtactttttgattcaggcgcagATAAGTCCTTCGTAGATCATAAGTTTTGCAAATTGTTGAATttacctgtcaaaaccttaagcgcgaactatgaggtagagttagcagatggtacCATAGAACCcgtctcgactgtgttagatggatgtgttatgtctattaagaaccattcttttcctctatctctactccCTTTTAagttggctggttttgacatagttctgggtatggactggttatctcataaccaggcccaaattgtCTGTAATCAGAaacaagtggtgataaagactccgtctggtgaatcacttaccattcggggagatacccagtatgggcTACCTGAGCAAgcgactatgctcaaggcttcgaaatgtctaaagaagggttgtatCATCTATATGGCACGAGTGATTATTGacgagcctaaaccgaagatagaagacatccctGTTATCTCTGAATTCCCAGAAGTTTTTCCGGacgaactacctggtttgccaccagacaggcaagtggaattcaggattgatatcatccccggAGCAGCCCCAATTGCCAGGGCACCCTATAGGTTGGCTCCAACagagatgaaagaattgaggacacaGCTAGACGAAttgttagccaaaggttttatcaaacctagttcgtctccttggggagcaccagtcttgttcgtaaagaagaaggatggatcgatgcgtctgtgcatcgactaccgtgagcttaacaaggtcacaaTAAGGAATAAGTATCCCTTGCccagaatcgatgatctatttgaccaattgcagggagcaagttatttctcaaagatcgatttgaggtcaggctaccatcagctgaaggttagagatggagacgtgcataaaacagcatttagaactcgttatggtcattacgagttcttagtgatgccttttgggctcactaatgcaccggctgcattcatggatctcatgaatcgcgtttgcaagccatatttggataaattcgtcatcgttttcatcgacgacattctcatatactctaagaaccaagccgatcatgagaaacacctccgatgtattctcaaacttttgcaacacgagaaactctatgccaaattctccaagtgtgaattttggctccgggaggtccaattccttggacatgtggtcagtgagcgtggtatccaggtggaccccgctaaagttgaagcggTTATGAATTGgaaagagccgaagacgcctacagagattcgtagcttcctgggattggcaggatattacaggcgcttcatagaaaatttctcacggattgctgcacccttaacttccttgaccaagaaaaaggaaaagttcgtttggggccctaagcagcaagagtcctttgagattctgaagcaaaagttgagcaacgctccggtactgacattacctgaaggcactgaagaattcgtagtttactgcgatgcttcacacaccggt belongs to Helianthus annuus cultivar XRQ/B chromosome 5, HanXRQr2.0-SUNRISE, whole genome shotgun sequence and includes:
- the LOC110944159 gene encoding leucine-rich repeat extensin-like protein 5, which translates into the protein MPPRFFRRRGRGKGPITAPNNNEAGPSNARAPSTTESDDAQQNRRNLFEPARRSVSHSSTPPNPYGPRSDHEASNPQPSYIPLQRSLSHNSFGDPTPVFRGRFNPANFLQEPGNFNPLGPEDHFSGDHADDMDEDTDPVEPASGTPNHPIEISDGSSFHGSPYVSPDSFQAMFTRHEWYYTPPRHSPPQQQQQQQQDSPENPRFVAVTPPSPPPPIQPAPPQPPRRRRTGARISVRTGDFHFSSPRQSSASHYPPHQENPQMGGPSQPVAPQPPPMGFDNPIPAYTSTMAYNPFEPPVRNNYNYAEADPYMVTANYNTQGPYGDPWGIGYPTHGYPIPPRPIVRAQSQPPRFSPPEHEEILQRLDYVEREFHKERRERETFFQGLTSLIKGKSKKDR